Proteins encoded in a region of the Panicum hallii strain FIL2 chromosome 3, PHallii_v3.1, whole genome shotgun sequence genome:
- the LOC112886422 gene encoding cyclin-A1-4-like isoform X3 — translation MSCWAAGRRSSAENAGAGGAIKTVAARAGKRVALGELTNVFRGRGRSSGSATEAKLSSTKPVDVKNKGSFASLRNVKTGRGSIRKLTSDQFDWTVSHHDSVLQKENASFPSVPNVVPIGSSSPGLTDDSVSMEDAMSTCNSIESSDLEFLDDEDSSLAASLHCWADDKLHISDSKEVVAFKWRKHSPISMKSDNISDLDNNYEDPQHCATLDYEIYENLREAETRKMPSTHFVETTQTDMSTTMRAVLIDWLVEVTEEYRLVPDTLYLTVNYIDRYLSVKEINRNRLQLLGVACLLIAAKYEEICPPQVEELCYITDGSYTKEEVLQMEASVLNYLKFEMTVPTPKCFLRRFVRAAQVFDEGSTLHLEFLANYICELSLLEYSLLCYLPSLVAASSVFLARFILKPTTNPWNSSLSYYTQYTPSELRGCVRVLHRLFRFGPGRDLPAIREKYSQHKYKFVAKKYCPPSIPTGFFQDATS, via the exons ATGTCGTGCTGGGCCGCAGGCCGCCGCTCGTCGGCGGAGAacgccggcgcggggggcgccATTAAGACGGTGGCGGCGCGGGCTGGGAAGCGCGTCGCCCTCGGGGAACTCACCAACGTCTTCCGCGGCCGCGGGAGGTCGTCTGGCTCCGCGACCGAGGCG AAATTGAGTTCAACCAAACCAGTTGATGTGAAGAATAAGGGATCCTTTGCAAGCCTGCGCAATGTAAAAACGGGACGAGGTTCTATCAGGAAACTGACCTCTGACCAATTTGATTGGACAGTATCACACCATGACAGTGTCCTTCAGAAGGAGAATGCCTCTTTCCCTTCTGTGCCTAACGTTGTACCAATAGGTAGCAGCTCACCTGGCCTGACGGATGATTCAGTCTCCATGGAGGACGCTATGTCAACATGCAACTCAATAGAAAGCTCCGATCTTGAGTTCCTTGATGACGAGGACTCCTCACTGGCAGCTTCTTTGCATTGTTGGGCCGATGATAAGCTTCATATCTCAGATAGTAAGGAAGTTGTAG CATTCAAGTGGAGGAAACATAGTCCTATCTCTATGAAATCTGATAATATCTCTGACCTCGACAACAACTATGAGGATCCACAACATTGTGCAACTCTTGActacgaaatttatgagaacttGCGAGAGGCTGAG ACTAGGAAAATGCCTTCAACACATTTTGTGGAAACCACTCAGACAGATATGAGCACAACCATGAGGGCGGTGTTAATAGATTGGCTTGTAGAA GTCACAGAAGAATATCGTCTTGTTCCTGATACCTTGTACCTCACTGTCAATTACATTGACCGTTATCTTTCTGTCAAAGAGATCAATCGGAACAGACTGCAATTGCTGGGTGTTGCCTGCTTACTTATAGCTGC GAAGTATGAAGAAATATGCCCACCCCAAGTAGAAGAGCTCTGCTATATTACTGACGGTTCATACACTAAGGAAGAG GTTTTGCAAATGGAAGCTTCTGTCCTGAATTACTTGAAGTTTGAGATGACGGTACCTACACCAAAATGTTTTCTAAG GAGATTTGTACGTGCTGCTCAAGTGTTTGACGAG GGCTCAACTCTGCATCTTGAGTTCTTAGCCAACTATATCTGTGAGCTGTCACTTCTTGAGTATAGTTTGCTTTGCTATCTACCTTCATTGGTAGCTGCCTCTTCTGTTTTCTTGGCAAGGTTTATCCTTAAACCAACAACAAACCCATGG AATTCGTCGCTTTCTTACTACACGCAGTACACACCATCTGAGTTGCGTGGTTGTGTAAGGGTACTACACCGGCTCTTCCGTTTTGGCCCTGGAAGAGATCTTCCCGCTATCAGGGAAAAGTACAGTCAACATAAG TACAAATTTGTAGCAAAGAAGTACTGCCCACCATCAATTCCCACTGGCTTCTTCCAGGATGCGACCAGTTAG
- the LOC112886422 gene encoding cyclin-A1-4-like isoform X2, whose product MSCWAAGRRSSAENAGAGGAIKTVAARAGKRVALGELTNVFRGRGRSSGSATEAKLSSTKPVDVKNKGSFASLRNVKTGRGSIRKLTSDQFDWTVSHHDSVLQKENASFPSVPNVVPIGSSSPGLTDDSVSMEDAMSTCNSIESSDLEFLDDEDSSLAASLHCWADDKLHISDTFKWRKHSPISMKSDNISDLDNNYEDPQHCATLDYEIYENLREAETRKMPSTHFVETTQTDMSTTMRAVLIDWLVEVTEEYRLVPDTLYLTVNYIDRYLSVKEINRNRLQLLGVACLLIAAKYEEICPPQVEELCYITDGSYTKEEVLQMEASVLNYLKFEMTVPTPKCFLSSCQFYVLSQQAETFFFLQGSTLHLEFLANYICELSLLEYSLLCYLPSLVAASSVFLARFILKPTTNPWNSSLSYYTQYTPSELRGCVRVLHRLFRFGPGRDLPAIREKYSQHKYKFVAKKYCPPSIPTGFFQDATS is encoded by the exons ATGTCGTGCTGGGCCGCAGGCCGCCGCTCGTCGGCGGAGAacgccggcgcggggggcgccATTAAGACGGTGGCGGCGCGGGCTGGGAAGCGCGTCGCCCTCGGGGAACTCACCAACGTCTTCCGCGGCCGCGGGAGGTCGTCTGGCTCCGCGACCGAGGCG AAATTGAGTTCAACCAAACCAGTTGATGTGAAGAATAAGGGATCCTTTGCAAGCCTGCGCAATGTAAAAACGGGACGAGGTTCTATCAGGAAACTGACCTCTGACCAATTTGATTGGACAGTATCACACCATGACAGTGTCCTTCAGAAGGAGAATGCCTCTTTCCCTTCTGTGCCTAACGTTGTACCAATAGGTAGCAGCTCACCTGGCCTGACGGATGATTCAGTCTCCATGGAGGACGCTATGTCAACATGCAACTCAATAGAAAGCTCCGATCTTGAGTTCCTTGATGACGAGGACTCCTCACTGGCAGCTTCTTTGCATTGTTGGGCCGATGATAAGCTTCATATCTCAGATA CATTCAAGTGGAGGAAACATAGTCCTATCTCTATGAAATCTGATAATATCTCTGACCTCGACAACAACTATGAGGATCCACAACATTGTGCAACTCTTGActacgaaatttatgagaacttGCGAGAGGCTGAG ACTAGGAAAATGCCTTCAACACATTTTGTGGAAACCACTCAGACAGATATGAGCACAACCATGAGGGCGGTGTTAATAGATTGGCTTGTAGAA GTCACAGAAGAATATCGTCTTGTTCCTGATACCTTGTACCTCACTGTCAATTACATTGACCGTTATCTTTCTGTCAAAGAGATCAATCGGAACAGACTGCAATTGCTGGGTGTTGCCTGCTTACTTATAGCTGC GAAGTATGAAGAAATATGCCCACCCCAAGTAGAAGAGCTCTGCTATATTACTGACGGTTCATACACTAAGGAAGAG GTTTTGCAAATGGAAGCTTCTGTCCTGAATTACTTGAAGTTTGAGATGACGGTACCTACACCAAAATGTTTTCTAAG TTCCTGCCAATTCTATGTGCTGTCCCAACAGGCTGAAACCTTTTTCTTTCTGCAGGGCTCAACTCTGCATCTTGAGTTCTTAGCCAACTATATCTGTGAGCTGTCACTTCTTGAGTATAGTTTGCTTTGCTATCTACCTTCATTGGTAGCTGCCTCTTCTGTTTTCTTGGCAAGGTTTATCCTTAAACCAACAACAAACCCATGG AATTCGTCGCTTTCTTACTACACGCAGTACACACCATCTGAGTTGCGTGGTTGTGTAAGGGTACTACACCGGCTCTTCCGTTTTGGCCCTGGAAGAGATCTTCCCGCTATCAGGGAAAAGTACAGTCAACATAAG TACAAATTTGTAGCAAAGAAGTACTGCCCACCATCAATTCCCACTGGCTTCTTCCAGGATGCGACCAGTTAG
- the LOC112886517 gene encoding DNA replication licensing factor MCM6 yields the protein MEAFGGFFVDEKAARVENIFLEFLKRFKESDGAPEPFYETEMEAMRSRESTTMYVDFAHVMRFNDILQKAIAEEYLRFEPYLRNACKRFVLEHRAGENRAPIISDDSPNKDINIAFYNIPMLKRLRELGTAEIGKLTSVMGVVTRTSEVRPELLQGTFKCLDCGNVVKNVEQQFKYTEPIICVNATCQNRSKWALLRQESKFTDWQRVRMQETSKEIPAGSLPRSLDVILRHEIVEKARAGDTVIFTGTVVAVPDVMALTSPGERAECRREAPQRKNGGVQEGVKGLKSLGVRDLSYRLAFVANSVQVADGRREVDIRDRGTDGDDSEIQKFTEEEEDEAVRMRNTPDFFNKIVDSICPTVFGHQEIKRAVLLMLLGGVHKITHEGINLRGDINVCIVGDPSCAKSQFLKYTAGIVPRSVYTSGKSSSAAGLTATVAKEPETGEFCIEAGALMLADNGICCIDEFDKMDVKDQVAIHEAMEQQTISITKAGIQATLNARTSILAAANPTGGRYDKSKPLKYNVALPPAILSRFDLVYIMIDEPDENTDYHIAHHIVRVHQKREEALAPAFSTAELKRYIAFAKSLKPQLSSEAKKVLVESYVTLRRGDSTPGTRVAYRMTVRQLEALIRLSEAIARSHLERTVLPAHVRLAVKLLKTSIISVESSEVDLSDFQDAEDGTNVPSDNDAGQPAEANAAPQQQDAENEQAADNGKKKLVITEEHFQRVTQALVMRLRQHEESITKDGDGLAGMKQGDLIIWYVEQQNAKGAYSSTAEVKEEVKCIKAIIERLIQREGHLIVIVEGTAAAAEDGAGARRTSESRILAVNPNYVID from the exons ATGGAGGCGTTCGGCGGGTTCTTCGTGGACGAGAAGGCGGCGCGGGTGGAGAACATCTTCCTTGAGTTCCTCAAACG GTTCAAGGAGTCGGATGGCGCGCCGGAGCCGTTCTACGAGACGGAGATGGAGGCGATGCGGTCGCGGGAGTCCACCACCATGTACGTCGACTTCGCGCACGTCATGCGCTTCAACGACATCCTCCAGAAGGCCATCGCCGAGGAGTACCTCAG GTTTGAACCATACTTGAGGAATGCGTGCAAGAGGTTTGTGTTGGAGCACCGGGCGGGTGAGAACCGAGCGCCAATCATCTCAGATGATAGTCCCAACAAGGATATAAATATTGCCTTCTACAACATCCCAATGCTGAAAAG GCTGAGAGAGCTTGGGACAGCGGAAATTGGTAAACTTACATCAGTAATGGGTGTTGTGACACGGACGAGTGAGGTGCGGCCTGAACTATTGCAAGGCACCTTCAAGTGCCTCGACTGTGGGAATGTTGTGAAGAATGTGGAGCAGCAGTTCAAGTACACTGAG CCGATAATATGCGTCAATGCGACATGCCAGAACCGATCAAAATGGGCCCTTCTCCGCCAGGAGAGCAAATTCACAGATTGGCAGAGGGTGAGAATGCAGGAGACATCAAAAGAAATACCAGCTGGTTCACTTCCTCGCTCCCTGGATGTCATCTTGCGGCATGAAATTGTTGAGAAGGCTAGAGCTGGGGACAC GGTTATATTTACTGGAACTGTTGTCGCAGTTCCAGATGTAATGGCACTAACTTCACCTGGTGAAAGAGCAGAGTGTCGCCGGGAAGCTCCTCAGCGAAAAAATGGGGGTGTTCAAGAAGGTGTTAAGGGCTTGAAGTCCCTTGGAGTTAGGGATCTCTCTTATCGCCTTGCTTTTGTGGCAAATTCAGTGCAG GTGGCGGATGGCAGGAGAGAAGTGGACATCAGGGACCGGGGCACAGATGGTGATGACAGTGAAATACAGAAATTCACA gaagaagaggaagatgaggCTGTTAGGATGAGGAACACTCCTGACTTCTTTAATAAGATAGTTGATAGCATATGTCCTACTGTCTTTGGTCATCAAGAAATTAAGAGGGCAGTCCTCCTTATGCTTTTGGGTGGTGTTCACAAGATAACACATGAAGGGATCAACCTTAGAGGTGATATCAATGTCTGTATTGTTGGTGATCCAAGCTGTGCAAAGTCTCAATTCCTGAA ATATACTGCTGGTATTGTTCCAAGATCTGTTTACACATCGGGGAAGTCATCATCTGCTGCTGGTCTGACAGCAACTGTTGCTAAAGAACCAGAGACTGGTGAATTTTGTATTGAG GCAGGTGCTCTGATGTTAGCTGACAATGGCATTTGCTGCATAGATGAATTTGATAAGATGGACGTTAAAGATCAG GTTGCTATACATGAAGCAATGGAACAGCAAACCATTAGCATAACAAAAGCAGGAATACAGGCCACCTTGAATGCGCGAACTTCAATTTTAGCTGCAGCAAATCCAACAGGAGGGCGTTATGACAAGTCTAAACCACTTAAG TACAATGTGGCGTTGCCCCCAGCTATTCTTTCAAGATTTGATTTGGTGTACATCATGATTGATGAACCTGATGAAAACACAGACTACCACATTGCTCATCACATTGTAAGAGTCCATCAGAAACGTGAAGAAGCACTGGCCCCTGCATTTAGCACTGCAGAACTGAAGCGATATATTGCGTTTGCGAAGTCTTTGAAACCTCAG CTGAGTTCAGAAGCAAAGAAGGTTTTGGTGGAGTCATATGTTACCCTTCGTAGAGGCGATAGTACTCCTGGAACCAGGGTTGCTTACAGGATGACTGTAAGGCAATTGGAAGCATTGATCAGGCTATCAGAAGCTATTGCTCGAAGCCACTTAGAAAGAACT GTTCTCCCAGCTCATGTCCGACTGGCAGTTAAATTGCTTAAGACGTCCATCATCAG CGTTGAATCAAGTGAAGTTGATCTCTCTGACTTCCAAGATGCTGAAGACGGAACAAATGTACCTTCTGATAATGATGCTGGACAGCCAGCTGAAGCAAATGCTGCTCCTCAACAACAGGATGCAG AAAATGAGCAAGCAGCAGATAACGGTAAGAAGAAATTGGTAATAACTGAAGAACACTTCCAGAGAGTTACTCAAGCCTTGGTTATGAGACTACGGCAGCATGAAGAGTCCATCACGAAAGATG GAGATGGTCTGGCTGGCATGAAGCAAGGGGATCTTATCATCTGGTATGTTGAGCAGCAGAATGCCAAAGGCGCATATAGTTCTACTGCAGAGGTGAAGGAAGAAGTGAAGTGCATCAAGGCCATTATAGAG AGGCTTATACAGCGGGAAGGCCACCTTATAGTCATAGTCGAAGGCACAGCCGCCGCGGCCGAGGATGGCGCTGGCGCGCGAAGAACATCCGAGAGCAGAATATTGGCAGTTAACCCGAACTATGTTATTGATTAG
- the LOC112886422 gene encoding cyclin-A1-4-like isoform X1 has protein sequence MSCWAAGRRSSAENAGAGGAIKTVAARAGKRVALGELTNVFRGRGRSSGSATEAKLSSTKPVDVKNKGSFASLRNVKTGRGSIRKLTSDQFDWTVSHHDSVLQKENASFPSVPNVVPIGSSSPGLTDDSVSMEDAMSTCNSIESSDLEFLDDEDSSLAASLHCWADDKLHISDSKEVVAFKWRKHSPISMKSDNISDLDNNYEDPQHCATLDYEIYENLREAETRKMPSTHFVETTQTDMSTTMRAVLIDWLVEVTEEYRLVPDTLYLTVNYIDRYLSVKEINRNRLQLLGVACLLIAAKYEEICPPQVEELCYITDGSYTKEEVLQMEASVLNYLKFEMTVPTPKCFLSSCQFYVLSQQAETFFFLQGSTLHLEFLANYICELSLLEYSLLCYLPSLVAASSVFLARFILKPTTNPWNSSLSYYTQYTPSELRGCVRVLHRLFRFGPGRDLPAIREKYSQHKYKFVAKKYCPPSIPTGFFQDATS, from the exons ATGTCGTGCTGGGCCGCAGGCCGCCGCTCGTCGGCGGAGAacgccggcgcggggggcgccATTAAGACGGTGGCGGCGCGGGCTGGGAAGCGCGTCGCCCTCGGGGAACTCACCAACGTCTTCCGCGGCCGCGGGAGGTCGTCTGGCTCCGCGACCGAGGCG AAATTGAGTTCAACCAAACCAGTTGATGTGAAGAATAAGGGATCCTTTGCAAGCCTGCGCAATGTAAAAACGGGACGAGGTTCTATCAGGAAACTGACCTCTGACCAATTTGATTGGACAGTATCACACCATGACAGTGTCCTTCAGAAGGAGAATGCCTCTTTCCCTTCTGTGCCTAACGTTGTACCAATAGGTAGCAGCTCACCTGGCCTGACGGATGATTCAGTCTCCATGGAGGACGCTATGTCAACATGCAACTCAATAGAAAGCTCCGATCTTGAGTTCCTTGATGACGAGGACTCCTCACTGGCAGCTTCTTTGCATTGTTGGGCCGATGATAAGCTTCATATCTCAGATAGTAAGGAAGTTGTAG CATTCAAGTGGAGGAAACATAGTCCTATCTCTATGAAATCTGATAATATCTCTGACCTCGACAACAACTATGAGGATCCACAACATTGTGCAACTCTTGActacgaaatttatgagaacttGCGAGAGGCTGAG ACTAGGAAAATGCCTTCAACACATTTTGTGGAAACCACTCAGACAGATATGAGCACAACCATGAGGGCGGTGTTAATAGATTGGCTTGTAGAA GTCACAGAAGAATATCGTCTTGTTCCTGATACCTTGTACCTCACTGTCAATTACATTGACCGTTATCTTTCTGTCAAAGAGATCAATCGGAACAGACTGCAATTGCTGGGTGTTGCCTGCTTACTTATAGCTGC GAAGTATGAAGAAATATGCCCACCCCAAGTAGAAGAGCTCTGCTATATTACTGACGGTTCATACACTAAGGAAGAG GTTTTGCAAATGGAAGCTTCTGTCCTGAATTACTTGAAGTTTGAGATGACGGTACCTACACCAAAATGTTTTCTAAG TTCCTGCCAATTCTATGTGCTGTCCCAACAGGCTGAAACCTTTTTCTTTCTGCAGGGCTCAACTCTGCATCTTGAGTTCTTAGCCAACTATATCTGTGAGCTGTCACTTCTTGAGTATAGTTTGCTTTGCTATCTACCTTCATTGGTAGCTGCCTCTTCTGTTTTCTTGGCAAGGTTTATCCTTAAACCAACAACAAACCCATGG AATTCGTCGCTTTCTTACTACACGCAGTACACACCATCTGAGTTGCGTGGTTGTGTAAGGGTACTACACCGGCTCTTCCGTTTTGGCCCTGGAAGAGATCTTCCCGCTATCAGGGAAAAGTACAGTCAACATAAG TACAAATTTGTAGCAAAGAAGTACTGCCCACCATCAATTCCCACTGGCTTCTTCCAGGATGCGACCAGTTAG